Proteins from one Ricinus communis isolate WT05 ecotype wild-type chromosome 9, ASM1957865v1, whole genome shotgun sequence genomic window:
- the LOC8275969 gene encoding TIR-only protein yields the protein MQYRSSLVKLERQLFNKYRQTQMTNRVLQPCDVFINHRGTDTKRTVATLLYDHLSRLNLSPFLDNKNMKPGDKLFEHINEAIRQCKIGVAVFSPRYCESYFCLHELALMMETKKKVIPIFCDIKPSEIRIVDKGLCSEEEIKKFNLAIEEAKYTVGLTFDSLKGNWSEVVTNASEIVIDSLIEIQNEKHIRRRKIQMPSQFILSPSSAMKNRI from the exons ATGCAATACCGTTCGTCCCTTGTGAAGCTCGAACGCCAACTTTTCAACAAATATCGACAAACCCAGATGACGAATCGTGTCCTGCAACCTTGTGATGTGTTCATCAACCACAGGGGCACCGACACGAAGCGCACGGTGGCTACATTGCTGTATGACCATCTGTCTCGGCTGAATCTGAGCCCGTTCTTGGATAACAAGAACATGAAGCCGGGTGATAAGTTGTTCGAGCATATTAATGAAGCAATAAGGCAGTGTAAGATAGGGGTGGCGGTGTTCTCTCCTCGTTATTGCGAGTCATACTTCTGTCTCCATGAACTTGCTCTAATGATGGAGACTAAGAAGAAGGTTATCCCTATCTTCTGTGACATTAAGCCATCGGAGATTCGCATTGTCGACAAGGGGCTATGCTCTGAAGAAGAGATTAAAAAGTTTAACTTGGCAATTGAGGAAGCCAAGTACACCGTTGGGCTTACATTCGATTCCTTAAAAGG GAACTGGTCGGAAGTGGTAACAAATGCATCGGAAATTGTCATCGACAGCTTAATTGAAATTCAGAATGAAAAGCATATCCGTCGCCGGAAGATTCAAATGCCCTCTCAGTTCATACTTTCTCCTTCATCGGCCATGAAAAATCGAATATGA